Proteins encoded together in one Deinococcus hopiensis KR-140 window:
- a CDS encoding branched-chain amino acid ABC transporter permease: MNRVSFHPGLLGWLAVFALAALFPLLRPSGYVLDVAINTMLWAMLAYGLNVMLGYTGQLPLAHAGFFGIGAYTVGILTLKHGWNFWAAWPVAVALCALAGLLLGLVAFRTKGDAFGIFTLGVGVIITLVINKWDELTGGNDGLNGVPPVSGVLGIDFSKAPNFYYLALTALAVTLLVVARTRGSVFGRSLVAIRGGEDLARSAGIDVYTHKLRALMLSTAIAGFAGGLYAAYVGFLGSAVTGPTTTFTVLLYLLVGGVGTLAGPLVGTTLIFVALQFMKGLQDSQYLVFGPLLVLLVLFAPQGLAGLWDRWSLRRATARMEKVVDHA, translated from the coding sequence GTGAACCGGGTCAGTTTTCACCCTGGGCTGTTGGGCTGGTTGGCGGTGTTCGCGCTGGCGGCCCTCTTTCCGCTGCTTCGGCCCAGTGGGTACGTGCTGGACGTGGCGATCAACACGATGCTGTGGGCCATGCTGGCCTACGGCTTAAACGTAATGCTGGGGTACACTGGGCAGTTGCCGCTCGCCCACGCGGGCTTTTTCGGTATTGGGGCGTATACGGTGGGCATCCTCACCCTCAAGCATGGGTGGAACTTCTGGGCGGCGTGGCCGGTAGCTGTGGCCCTGTGCGCCCTCGCCGGCCTCCTGCTCGGGCTGGTGGCCTTTCGGACAAAGGGTGACGCCTTCGGCATCTTTACCCTGGGCGTCGGCGTGATCATCACCCTGGTAATCAACAAGTGGGACGAACTGACTGGCGGCAACGACGGCCTGAACGGAGTGCCGCCCGTGTCGGGCGTGCTGGGCATCGACTTTTCCAAAGCGCCAAATTTCTATTACCTCGCGCTGACCGCCCTCGCCGTCACATTGCTGGTGGTGGCGCGCACACGGGGCAGCGTATTCGGGCGCTCGCTCGTCGCGATCCGCGGGGGCGAGGACTTGGCGAGGAGCGCGGGGATCGACGTCTACACCCACAAGCTGCGGGCGCTGATGCTCTCCACGGCCATCGCGGGCTTCGCGGGTGGGCTGTACGCCGCCTATGTGGGCTTTCTGGGTTCGGCGGTGACGGGGCCTACCACCACCTTTACCGTGCTGCTGTACCTGCTGGTGGGCGGCGTGGGCACGCTGGCCGGGCCGCTCGTTGGTACCACGCTGATCTTCGTGGCGCTGCAATTTATGAAGGGGCTGCAGGACTCGCAGTACCTCGTGTTCGGGCCGCTGCTGGTGCTGCTGGTGTTGTTCGCGCCGCAGGGGCTGGCCGGACTGTGGGACCGCTGGAGTCTGCGCCGCGCCACCGCCCGCATGGAAAAGGTGGTGGACCATGCCTGA
- a CDS encoding ABC transporter ATP-binding protein yields MPEAPLLEVQDLGIRFGGLHAVRDVTATVRPGQITAIIGPNGAGKSTFFNLISGFYRPTSGQIRFLGEDITRLRTHEVVARGIARTFQTTTIYRELSVLEGVMIGHRVRTRAGLLDALLRTGRERRDEAASREGAMRALERVGLAPQARRPAGALTQEGQKRVGIAMALASDPRLLLLDEPAAGMNPEETVSLMALIRELVAGGLTVALVEHKMSLVMGLADEILVLHHGQKIAQGTPGQISRDPAVVEAYLGGHAHGGQMGQSGEGAAHA; encoded by the coding sequence ATGCCTGAAGCGCCGCTGCTCGAAGTTCAGGACCTCGGCATCCGGTTCGGGGGCCTCCACGCGGTGCGGGACGTGACTGCCACCGTCAGACCCGGGCAGATCACCGCCATCATCGGGCCGAACGGAGCGGGCAAAAGCACCTTCTTCAACCTGATCTCGGGCTTCTACCGGCCCACATCCGGCCAGATTCGCTTTCTGGGCGAGGACATCACCCGGCTGCGAACGCACGAGGTGGTGGCGCGCGGTATCGCCCGAACTTTCCAGACCACCACCATCTACAGGGAACTGAGCGTGCTGGAAGGCGTCATGATCGGGCACCGGGTGCGGACGCGGGCGGGACTGCTCGATGCCCTGCTGAGGACGGGACGCGAACGCCGAGATGAGGCGGCCAGCCGCGAAGGAGCCATGCGCGCCCTGGAACGGGTAGGCCTCGCTCCTCAAGCCCGACGTCCCGCGGGAGCGCTGACGCAGGAGGGCCAGAAGCGCGTCGGAATAGCGATGGCCCTCGCCAGTGACCCCCGGCTGCTGCTGCTGGACGAACCCGCCGCGGGCATGAACCCGGAAGAAACCGTCAGCTTGATGGCCCTGATCCGCGAACTGGTGGCGGGTGGACTGACGGTGGCCCTGGTGGAGCACAAGATGAGCCTGGTGATGGGCCTGGCCGACGAGATCCTGGTGCTGCACCACGGCCAGAAGATCGCGCAGGGCACACCCGGGCAGATCAGCCGGGATCCGGCGGTGGTGGAGGCGTACCTGGGGGGCCACGCGCACGGCGGGCAGATGGGGCAGAGCGGGGAGGGCGCAGCCCATGCTTGA
- a CDS encoding ABC transporter ATP-binding protein — translation MLEVRDLSVNYGSFRALHGVSLTVQPGEIVVLLGANGAGKSTLFRTLSGLGRPSGGSATWNGTPLTAGRPEFNVARGVAQCPEGRLLFPDLSVEKNLRLGAFVHRRDRNAVATELERVYTLFPALMEKRHVPAGSLSGGQQQMVAIGRALMARPQLLLLDEPSLGLAPLVVEQVFAAVQQVNRAGVCVLLAEQNAYAALGIAHRGYVLEGGRVSLTGTQAELLGDDRVRSAYLGV, via the coding sequence ATGCTTGAGGTCCGCGACCTGAGCGTGAATTACGGCTCCTTCCGCGCGCTGCACGGCGTGAGCCTGACGGTGCAACCCGGCGAAATTGTGGTGCTGCTGGGCGCGAACGGGGCGGGCAAGAGCACCCTTTTCCGAACGCTCAGCGGTCTGGGACGGCCCTCAGGCGGCTCGGCCACCTGGAACGGCACGCCGCTGACGGCCGGGCGGCCCGAATTCAACGTGGCGCGCGGCGTGGCGCAGTGCCCGGAGGGCCGCCTGCTGTTTCCGGATCTCAGCGTGGAGAAGAACCTGCGGCTGGGGGCTTTCGTCCACCGCCGGGACCGGAATGCGGTGGCCACCGAACTGGAGCGGGTGTATACCCTCTTTCCCGCCCTGATGGAAAAACGCCATGTCCCGGCGGGCAGCCTGTCGGGCGGGCAACAGCAGATGGTGGCGATTGGCCGCGCCCTGATGGCCCGCCCCCAGCTGCTGCTGCTGGACGAGCCCTCGCTGGGCCTCGCGCCGCTGGTAGTGGAGCAGGTGTTTGCGGCGGTGCAGCAGGTCAACCGGGCAGGTGTGTGCGTGCTGCTGGCCGAGCAAAACGCCTACGCCGCCCTGGGCATTGCCCACCGGGGCTACGTGCTGGAGGGCGGCCGGGTGTCGCTCACCGGAACCCAGGCCGAGCTCCTGGGCGATGACCGGGTGCGGAGCGCGTACCTGGGGGTATAA
- a CDS encoding helix-turn-helix domain-containing protein produces MRRALIIHKIRALLASGLAFTVPEIAQRVSCHRTAAYNCLAVMQRHGEVRRQRQEKFYVYRRAA; encoded by the coding sequence ATGCGCCGGGCCCTGATCATCCACAAGATCCGCGCCCTGCTGGCCTCCGGCTTGGCCTTCACGGTGCCCGAGATTGCCCAGCGGGTCTCGTGCCACCGCACCGCCGCTTACAACTGCCTTGCCGTCATGCAGCGGCACGGTGAGGTGCGGCGGCAGCGGCAAGAGAAGTTCTACGTGTACCGGCGGGCCGCATGA
- a CDS encoding response regulator produces MTRPLRLLVIDDSAMDRQLAEEVFGEYPERCTVTTAASGRAALDTMLTPGATLPDVVLLDINMPGLSGFDVLNTMKSHPQLQRIPVVMLSTSSQEQDVTQAYALHASSYLIKSVNFEDFVAQVEGFLEFWSNARLTNWPGSS; encoded by the coding sequence ATGACACGTCCTTTGCGACTCCTCGTGATTGACGACAGCGCGATGGACCGGCAGTTGGCTGAGGAAGTGTTCGGCGAGTACCCGGAACGCTGCACCGTGACCACGGCGGCCAGCGGTCGCGCGGCGCTGGATACCATGCTCACGCCCGGCGCGACGCTGCCAGACGTGGTGCTGCTGGACATCAATATGCCGGGCCTGTCGGGCTTTGATGTGCTGAACACCATGAAGAGCCACCCGCAGCTTCAGCGCATTCCGGTCGTGATGCTCTCCACATCCAGTCAGGAGCAGGACGTGACGCAGGCCTACGCCCTGCACGCCAGCTCCTACCTGATCAAATCAGTGAATTTCGAGGATTTTGTGGCGCAGGTCGAGGGCTTCCTGGAATTCTGGAGCAACGCGCGCCTGACAAACTGGCCCGGCTCCTCCTGA
- a CDS encoding recombinase family protein — MTRVLSYGRVSTRDQVDGYSLPAQRERLAAYAQFHGWDTPLHFEDPAISGKRDVRPAWTALMAAFKPGDTVLAKDLSRIARGGIVQTLTIIRDIEARGGRLILIDQSLDTSTPFGRVVLSILATFAEFELEQTRERSLIGRTQAAKSGAWPQGSVPYGYRRNAERRLELNPETMEAARTALRALIGRSYEAAKEHLQEIGLPSPTGKPTWSTTRLFSMAAQTAYIGEAVYTSDGERIIIPCPPLLTREEWALIHAGRDPGHAGGARPEKYPLTGHFRCEHGAPLNGTTAITWEKHKVVARFRTYHVTARLKQSYGCNCTMRRADELEAQTRALLARVLSDPSDPAALRALTAPPDPLADLHAQEREEIASALSNLTRLRVMGQIEERDYLNLREELKGRERALAPKPQNVTLPPAMLELAEDVRASTSEQLAELLDLLEVKLRLPHGGEVELVQFRPLGR, encoded by the coding sequence ATGACCCGCGTTCTCTCCTATGGCCGCGTCAGCACCCGTGATCAAGTCGACGGCTACTCCCTACCTGCCCAACGCGAGCGCCTGGCCGCCTACGCCCAGTTCCACGGCTGGGACACCCCACTGCACTTTGAAGACCCCGCCATCAGCGGCAAGCGCGACGTGCGCCCCGCCTGGACGGCCCTCATGGCTGCCTTCAAGCCGGGCGACACGGTGCTGGCCAAGGACCTCTCCCGCATTGCCCGCGGCGGCATCGTCCAGACCCTGACCATCATCCGCGACATCGAGGCCCGGGGCGGGCGACTGATCCTGATCGATCAGAGCCTCGACACCAGTACGCCGTTCGGCCGCGTGGTCCTCTCCATCCTCGCGACGTTCGCCGAATTCGAGCTGGAGCAAACGCGGGAGCGTTCCCTGATTGGCCGCACTCAGGCCGCCAAGTCGGGAGCCTGGCCTCAGGGCAGCGTGCCCTATGGGTACCGCCGCAACGCCGAGCGCCGCCTCGAACTGAACCCAGAGACGATGGAGGCAGCCCGAACGGCCCTGCGCGCCCTGATCGGCAGGAGTTACGAAGCGGCCAAAGAGCACCTGCAGGAGATTGGACTCCCCTCCCCCACTGGCAAGCCCACCTGGTCTACGACGCGGCTCTTCTCCATGGCCGCCCAGACCGCGTACATCGGGGAGGCCGTGTACACCAGCGACGGTGAGCGCATCATCATTCCCTGCCCGCCGCTGCTCACGCGAGAGGAGTGGGCGCTGATCCATGCGGGCCGTGACCCCGGACACGCCGGCGGCGCGAGACCCGAGAAGTACCCGCTGACCGGCCACTTCCGCTGTGAGCACGGCGCACCCCTGAACGGCACCACGGCCATCACCTGGGAGAAGCACAAGGTGGTGGCCCGTTTCCGCACCTACCACGTCACGGCCCGGCTCAAACAGAGCTACGGCTGCAACTGCACCATGCGGCGGGCCGATGAGCTGGAAGCACAAACCCGTGCCCTCCTGGCCCGCGTGCTCAGTGACCCATCAGACCCGGCTGCCCTGCGCGCGCTGACCGCGCCACCAGACCCCCTGGCAGACCTGCACGCCCAAGAGCGGGAGGAGATCGCCTCGGCCCTGAGCAACCTGACCCGACTGCGGGTCATGGGACAGATCGAGGAGCGGGACTACCTCAACCTGCGCGAGGAGTTGAAGGGGCGGGAGCGGGCGCTGGCGCCAAAGCCGCAGAACGTGACCCTGCCTCCGGCCATGCTGGAACTCGCGGAAGATGTGCGGGCCAGCACCTCCGAGCAACTGGCTGAACTGCTAGACCTTCTGGAAGTGAAGCTGCGGTTGCCGCATGGTGGTGAAGTGGAGTTGGTGCAGTTCCGCCCGCTGGGACGGTAG
- a CDS encoding type I restriction endonuclease — MTKQASAAPFTLASDDVAGVISLSIQTNPPIEVDVSLFGITERRKLKDEGYFVFYNQQASPRKELCLLPEQKGGEKQFSLALSELPSHIRRISVTLSSDDCLKKLESIDLRIFGADQELKTSFNIPFNTEEPSAFLAEFSQVAGSWQLRPMGEPFANDLGGLLHHFGGTAAEDEAPAPAESTQAEEFVSATPTPITPAPSQVEQTITIPISRLKPQDAEISAKILELTRRIPALIPQLQTEEATKHALVMPFIQALGYDVFNPLEVMPELVADVGVKKGEKVDYAILQDGKPIILVECKHHAFSPTLEHASQLYRYFSVTEARFAVLTNGVTYRFYTDLEKPNTMDGRPFLEVDLLKIQENELVELLKFAKHAFDQENILSLASEMKYVKAIKQHLEQEFSEPSDDFIRLLTARVFEGRLTSSVRNRFALYTKKALNEFVAQLISDRLRDAFTAASPNQMGTQEPDDQDSDEAGLLITTEEWQAFYIIRSVLRENINYARLHLRKHQSYCAILLDNNRRRTVARLYFTEKRLQLGLFEKTDRQESRVTLESLDDIFKHAARLHQTAKTLDGR; from the coding sequence ATGACCAAACAGGCCAGCGCTGCCCCTTTTACCCTCGCCTCTGATGACGTTGCTGGAGTAATTAGCCTTAGCATCCAGACAAATCCTCCCATTGAAGTAGATGTCAGCCTCTTTGGTATCACTGAACGCCGCAAACTCAAGGACGAAGGTTATTTTGTCTTCTACAACCAGCAAGCAAGTCCAAGGAAAGAACTATGCCTTCTTCCAGAACAAAAGGGTGGAGAAAAACAGTTCTCTTTGGCCTTATCCGAGCTGCCATCACATATACGACGTATTAGCGTTACCTTGTCTTCAGACGACTGTTTAAAGAAGCTTGAGAGCATTGATCTTCGCATTTTTGGGGCAGATCAGGAGCTTAAGACATCCTTCAACATTCCATTTAACACAGAAGAACCATCGGCCTTTTTAGCTGAATTCTCGCAAGTTGCAGGAAGCTGGCAACTTCGCCCTATGGGCGAACCGTTTGCCAACGACCTTGGGGGGCTGCTGCATCACTTCGGTGGCACTGCGGCAGAAGATGAAGCACCGGCTCCAGCAGAGTCCACTCAAGCAGAGGAGTTTGTCTCAGCAACACCTACGCCTATTACCCCAGCGCCATCCCAGGTCGAGCAAACTATCACAATACCCATTAGCCGTCTGAAGCCCCAAGATGCGGAAATTTCTGCCAAGATTTTGGAACTTACCCGTAGAATTCCTGCCTTGATTCCACAGCTGCAGACTGAAGAGGCTACAAAACATGCTTTGGTGATGCCGTTCATTCAGGCGTTAGGATATGACGTCTTTAACCCTCTTGAAGTCATGCCTGAGCTGGTGGCGGATGTCGGGGTGAAGAAGGGTGAGAAGGTTGACTACGCCATCCTGCAGGATGGAAAGCCAATCATTCTTGTCGAATGCAAACACCACGCTTTTTCCCCTACCTTGGAGCACGCCTCCCAGCTCTACCGATACTTCAGTGTTACAGAAGCTCGCTTTGCCGTCTTAACCAATGGCGTCACATACCGCTTCTACACTGATCTTGAGAAACCCAACACTATGGACGGCCGCCCCTTCCTTGAAGTGGATCTCCTCAAGATCCAGGAGAACGAGTTAGTAGAGCTGTTGAAGTTTGCAAAGCATGCCTTTGATCAGGAAAACATCCTTAGCCTTGCCAGTGAAATGAAATATGTCAAGGCCATCAAGCAACACCTTGAACAGGAGTTTTCAGAACCCTCCGACGACTTCATCAGACTACTAACAGCACGTGTGTTTGAAGGTCGCTTAACTTCTAGCGTACGCAATCGCTTTGCCCTTTACACCAAAAAAGCACTGAACGAATTTGTAGCCCAACTGATCAGCGATCGACTCCGTGACGCTTTCACAGCGGCCTCACCTAACCAGATGGGAACGCAAGAGCCAGACGATCAAGACTCAGATGAGGCTGGGCTGCTCATAACGACTGAGGAATGGCAGGCTTTCTACATCATCCGTTCGGTCCTACGTGAAAACATCAACTACGCTCGGCTCCACCTTCGCAAGCATCAGTCCTATTGCGCCATTCTTTTAGATAATAATCGCAGGCGGACCGTTGCGCGTCTCTACTTTACTGAGAAGAGACTTCAACTCGGTCTATTTGAAAAGACAGATCGTCAGGAGTCTCGTGTAACGCTTGAGAGCTTAGATGACATTTTCAAGCATGCAGCCCGTCTTCATCAAACAGCAAAAACTTTGGATGGGAGATGA
- a CDS encoding ImmA/IrrE family metallo-endopeptidase — protein sequence MDLLISDLLDYIEEQHAATNYERDPVKLAEAWGIRYEVGPRYLARSRDYDMRNDLICVTEEEYGSRHLFSVSHEFVHVLARRGGYIKLIRYYHASVPDMRKHIELIVNYGGGRLLMTAQDLYEATREFGDSPNVILRLMEVSGASEAAAMRRWSWQDIHEYRAAFTAQGNYIQDAVRCRARLPFKRGDRVPEIHIVHPDVNLVYLGDGRVMGTVV from the coding sequence GTGGACCTCCTGATCTCTGACCTGTTGGATTACATCGAGGAGCAGCACGCCGCGACCAACTACGAACGTGACCCGGTGAAGCTGGCTGAGGCGTGGGGCATCCGGTACGAGGTCGGCCCGCGCTACCTGGCTCGCAGCCGCGACTATGACATGCGAAATGACCTGATCTGCGTGACCGAAGAAGAGTACGGTAGCCGCCACCTCTTCTCTGTCTCGCACGAGTTCGTGCATGTGCTTGCGCGGCGCGGAGGGTATATCAAGCTAATCCGGTACTACCACGCCAGCGTCCCGGATATGCGGAAGCACATTGAGCTGATCGTGAATTACGGCGGTGGCCGGTTACTAATGACAGCTCAGGACTTGTACGAGGCAACACGCGAGTTCGGGGATAGCCCCAACGTCATCCTGCGATTGATGGAGGTCAGCGGGGCCAGTGAGGCGGCAGCCATGCGCCGCTGGTCGTGGCAGGACATTCACGAGTATCGGGCTGCGTTCACCGCCCAGGGCAATTACATCCAAGATGCTGTGCGCTGCCGCGCTCGCCTGCCCTTCAAACGGGGAGATCGGGTGCCCGAGATTCACATCGTTCACCCCGACGTGAATCTCGTGTACTTGGGCGACGGGCGCGTGATGGGGACTGTGGTTTAA
- a CDS encoding ABC transporter substrate-binding protein produces the protein MKRRTLMSLALTLLAGSALADKVVSIGYSGPLSGGAAFYGKDVQTGLDMAIDEINKAGGVMVNGEKTTFKLVALDDRYLPNETATNVRRLTGQGIDVVFVPHAGGILTVQPLTTRDPDFLLVAYSSEPKILEANNPLTFMLPPRYDNYVAPFVSTQMKAFGKKLGLVGTTTAYGKQWTEAITDEWKKQGGTVGGNNGVDYNTTVDYSSAVTKALSEKPDVLFIGGPSQPTALVVKAAREQGFKGGFIVMDQAKFEQMNTVVPQSYLDGSVGVLPTREYPSALVFVAKYQRVYKKIPTSEAALNYVGMHAVARAMALAGTTEDPKAIRAKLGAAVAALPKSVAIYSLKGVTAAGHLDANVVAASVKGGKFTRLRLPNLK, from the coding sequence ATGAAGCGACGCACCCTGATGTCCCTCGCCCTCACGCTGTTGGCCGGTTCGGCCCTGGCCGACAAGGTGGTCTCGATCGGCTACAGCGGCCCGCTGTCGGGCGGCGCGGCCTTTTATGGCAAGGACGTGCAGACGGGGCTGGACATGGCCATCGACGAGATCAACAAGGCGGGGGGGGTGATGGTGAACGGCGAGAAGACCACCTTCAAACTCGTGGCGCTCGACGACCGCTACCTGCCCAACGAGACCGCCACCAACGTCAGGCGCCTAACCGGTCAGGGCATCGACGTCGTGTTCGTGCCGCACGCCGGGGGCATCCTGACGGTGCAGCCGCTGACCACGCGTGATCCGGACTTCCTGCTCGTGGCCTACTCCAGCGAACCCAAGATTCTGGAGGCCAACAATCCGCTCACCTTCATGCTGCCGCCCCGCTACGACAACTACGTGGCCCCCTTCGTCAGCACGCAGATGAAGGCTTTTGGCAAGAAGCTGGGCCTGGTGGGCACCACCACCGCCTACGGCAAGCAGTGGACCGAGGCGATCACCGACGAGTGGAAAAAGCAGGGCGGCACGGTGGGCGGCAACAACGGGGTGGACTACAACACCACCGTGGACTATTCCAGCGCCGTGACCAAGGCCCTGTCCGAAAAGCCCGACGTGCTGTTTATCGGCGGTCCCAGCCAGCCCACCGCACTGGTGGTGAAGGCCGCGCGCGAACAGGGCTTCAAGGGCGGCTTTATCGTGATGGACCAGGCCAAGTTCGAGCAGATGAACACTGTGGTGCCCCAGAGCTACCTCGACGGTTCGGTGGGCGTGCTGCCCACCCGCGAGTACCCCTCAGCCCTGGTCTTCGTCGCCAAGTACCAGCGCGTATACAAGAAGATTCCCACCAGCGAGGCCGCGCTGAACTACGTCGGGATGCACGCCGTCGCACGCGCGATGGCCCTGGCGGGAACCACCGAGGACCCCAAGGCGATTCGCGCCAAGCTCGGCGCGGCGGTGGCGGCCCTGCCCAAATCGGTGGCGATCTACAGCCTCAAGGGCGTCACGGCGGCGGGGCACCTCGACGCCAACGTGGTGGCCGCGAGCGTCAAGGGTGGCAAATTTACCCGGCTGCGCCTGCCCAACTTGAAGTAA
- a CDS encoding branched-chain amino acid ABC transporter permease, giving the protein MTLFLQNLFNALALGGVYALVALGLTLVYGVMRIPNFAHGGLYMVGAYLTFAALDRLHVPYVAALLLAALGVALLAALLERLVFHPLRNAPHVHAMIAAIGVLFFLEALISHPRVFGPDFKQIAEPLPGVLNVGGVILSKQRLIVLAASVLAMLGLNFFLKRTTTGATIEAMSQNREGARLVGIDVNRVGMLTFGISGALAAAAAALIAPLVSVSPSMGEVMNLKVFAIIILGGMGSVPGAIVGAFLLAFAEVFGGFYINLDFADVIGFAALVLVLAIRPEGLFRRGT; this is encoded by the coding sequence TTGACCCTCTTTCTGCAAAACCTCTTCAATGCGCTGGCGCTGGGCGGGGTGTACGCCCTCGTCGCCCTGGGGCTGACGCTGGTGTACGGCGTGATGCGAATTCCCAACTTCGCGCACGGTGGCCTGTACATGGTCGGCGCATACCTCACCTTCGCAGCGCTGGACCGCCTGCACGTACCCTACGTTGCCGCGCTGCTGCTCGCGGCGCTGGGGGTGGCCCTGCTCGCCGCGCTGTTGGAGCGGCTGGTGTTTCATCCCCTGCGAAACGCCCCGCACGTCCACGCCATGATCGCGGCCATCGGCGTACTGTTTTTTCTGGAGGCGCTGATCTCGCACCCCCGCGTCTTCGGCCCCGATTTCAAGCAGATTGCCGAGCCGCTGCCCGGCGTGCTGAACGTGGGCGGAGTCATTCTGAGCAAGCAGCGCTTGATTGTGCTGGCGGCCTCCGTGCTGGCGATGTTGGGGCTGAACTTCTTCCTGAAACGCACCACCACCGGAGCCACCATCGAGGCAATGAGCCAGAACCGTGAGGGTGCCCGGCTGGTGGGCATCGACGTCAACCGGGTCGGAATGCTGACCTTCGGCATCTCGGGGGCGCTCGCCGCCGCCGCCGCCGCCCTCATCGCGCCCCTGGTCTCGGTGTCGCCCTCAATGGGTGAGGTGATGAACCTCAAGGTCTTTGCGATCATCATCCTGGGAGGCATGGGGAGCGTTCCCGGCGCGATCGTTGGGGCTTTCCTGCTGGCCTTCGCGGAGGTGTTCGGGGGCTTTTACATCAACCTGGACTTTGCGGACGTCATCGGCTTCGCAGCGCTGGTGCTCGTGCTGGCGATCCGGCCCGAAGGGCTGTTCCGGAGGGGGACGTGA
- a CDS encoding acyl-CoA thioesterase, translating into MTQTVNKAPRSRARMLELVFPKDTNYLGTAFGGFVLSLMDKAASVAAVRHAGGAVVTARMDGVDFHVPIRVGDAVALDARVVRAGRTSMTIQVDVYRENMASGEQQLATTGCFVFVAVDETGKPRPVPPVVGEADAAALPDPEERP; encoded by the coding sequence ATGACGCAGACAGTGAATAAAGCCCCACGCAGTCGGGCGCGAATGCTGGAGCTGGTGTTTCCGAAAGATACCAATTATTTGGGCACGGCTTTCGGGGGCTTCGTGCTCTCGCTGATGGACAAGGCGGCCTCGGTGGCGGCGGTGCGGCACGCGGGGGGAGCGGTGGTCACGGCACGCATGGACGGTGTGGACTTTCATGTACCAATCCGGGTGGGCGACGCGGTGGCCCTGGACGCACGGGTGGTGCGCGCAGGCCGCACGAGCATGACCATTCAGGTGGACGTGTACCGCGAGAACATGGCGTCGGGTGAGCAGCAGCTCGCTACGACGGGCTGTTTCGTGTTTGTGGCGGTGGACGAGACGGGGAAGCCGCGGCCCGTGCCACCCGTGGTGGGCGAGGCTGACGCTGCGGCGCTGCCTGACCCCGAGGAGCGGCCCTGA
- a CDS encoding ABC transporter substrate-binding protein produces MRQISSLTLVLTLAASAIGVTHLGGTTALKNTPKRIVVLEFGFMDALTKLGVKPVGIAADGDAADEVLPHLKKYSGPDVSTVGNRHAPSLEKIMALKPDLIIADENDHKQIDAQLSNIAPTLLFRSYHATCQDQIDQFSVISKIVGKEAAGKTALADYTRLFNKVEATSSPKAGKIVVGVPTPDGFYVHSDKSYIGSLPKMAGRNNPTPSRTARRSTCCLWKASAGIKSVATASRETHTPLYLGVGEYAAVHVLLTISIHPGA; encoded by the coding sequence ATGCGGCAGATTTCCAGCCTTACCCTTGTTCTGACCCTCGCCGCCTCCGCCATTGGCGTCACGCACCTGGGCGGTACCACCGCACTGAAAAACACACCGAAACGCATCGTCGTTCTCGAATTCGGCTTCATGGACGCCCTGACCAAGCTTGGTGTGAAACCTGTCGGGATCGCCGCCGACGGTGACGCGGCCGATGAGGTTCTCCCTCACCTCAAGAAATACTCCGGGCCGGACGTTTCCACCGTGGGGAACCGTCATGCGCCCAGCCTCGAAAAGATCATGGCCTTGAAGCCTGACCTGATCATTGCAGACGAGAATGACCACAAGCAGATCGACGCGCAGCTTAGCAACATCGCGCCCACACTGCTGTTTCGGTCCTACCACGCCACCTGTCAAGACCAGATCGACCAGTTCAGCGTCATCAGCAAGATCGTGGGGAAAGAAGCGGCCGGGAAGACGGCCCTCGCCGATTACACCCGTCTGTTCAACAAGGTCGAGGCGACCAGCAGCCCCAAAGCGGGAAAGATTGTGGTCGGGGTCCCGACCCCCGATGGCTTTTACGTTCACAGCGACAAGAGTTATATCGGCAGCCTGCCGAAAATGGCTGGCCGGAATAACCCCACCCCGTCAAGGACGGCCAGACGCAGTACCTGCTGTCTCTGGAAGGCCTCAGCCGGCATCAAGAGTGTCGCCACGGCCAGCAGGGAGACGCACACGCCGCTGTACTTGGGAGTGGGGGAGTACGCCGCAGTTCACGTTCTCCTGACGATCTCCATTCACCCTGGGGCATGA